A genomic region of Streptomyces sp. R33 contains the following coding sequences:
- a CDS encoding DUF5959 family protein produces the protein MEDELGELIHLADPPGTSGHVVSLRVLELPTPGRDCLDCEFVVETETVKGSFPVYVTSDDLDDWGEALEELAGGRFVSWLNSGRTVQFKIKPLSPGVIAVSVHDGPSSQVTVSLPLFPATGWIDDQRARLAKVRRAFAS, from the coding sequence ATGGAAGACGAGCTGGGCGAGCTGATTCATCTGGCGGATCCGCCGGGGACGAGCGGTCACGTTGTCTCTCTGCGTGTTTTGGAGCTGCCAACTCCTGGCAGAGACTGTCTGGACTGCGAGTTTGTCGTGGAGACCGAGACCGTCAAGGGCAGCTTCCCCGTCTATGTCACGTCCGATGACCTCGATGACTGGGGGGAGGCCCTTGAGGAGCTCGCCGGGGGTCGGTTCGTGTCATGGCTGAACTCGGGTCGGACGGTCCAGTTCAAGATCAAGCCGCTGAGCCCTGGTGTGATCGCGGTGTCGGTCCATGACGGCCCGTCGTCGCAGGTGACGGTCAGCTTGCCCCTCTTCCCGGCGACCGGCTGGATCGATGATCAGCGGGCGCGTCTCGCGAAGGTGCGGCGAGCGTTTGCCAGCTGA
- a CDS encoding GNAT family N-acetyltransferase: MTKIESELIRRWLNGWTVARSLPEAEPVESAWDGLRSKCDQPGREVEVFALRADEEPESLARLAAAVAAARQTTWLTVPTLRPGTVEAVVGAAGLELLHRSEWFMTTDLTEHPQHAPAAPYEREVRTEGPVTVVSLHDSSGEVAARGTIAVVGADAIADRIETDAAHRRRGLGRAMMSALAEAAVAQGARTGLLIASEEGQRLYSSLGWRHEADVLIARGPVVPSNR; the protein is encoded by the coding sequence ATGACGAAGATCGAATCAGAGCTGATACGACGCTGGCTGAACGGCTGGACCGTAGCTCGTTCCCTGCCCGAGGCCGAGCCGGTCGAGTCCGCCTGGGACGGCTTGCGGTCGAAGTGCGACCAACCCGGCCGCGAGGTCGAGGTGTTCGCGCTGCGTGCGGACGAGGAGCCCGAGTCCTTGGCGCGGCTGGCGGCAGCCGTCGCCGCCGCGAGGCAGACCACCTGGCTCACGGTACCTACGCTGCGCCCAGGCACCGTCGAAGCCGTCGTCGGCGCCGCCGGACTGGAGTTGCTCCACCGATCCGAGTGGTTCATGACGACCGATCTGACCGAGCACCCGCAGCACGCGCCCGCCGCGCCGTACGAGCGTGAGGTCCGCACGGAGGGACCAGTCACGGTCGTCTCCCTCCATGACTCCTCCGGAGAGGTGGCGGCGCGCGGCACCATCGCCGTGGTCGGCGCCGATGCGATCGCCGATCGCATCGAGACGGACGCGGCGCACCGGCGACGCGGCCTGGGCCGCGCCATGATGAGCGCTCTGGCGGAGGCCGCCGTGGCCCAGGGCGCCCGTACCGGTCTTCTCATCGCCAGTGAGGAAGGCCAGCGCCTCTACTCCTCCCTCGGCTGGCGCCACGAAGCCGACGTCCTGATCGCCCGGGGGCCGGTGGTTCCCTCCAACCGATAG